One region of gamma proteobacterium HIMB55 genomic DNA includes:
- a CDS encoding cell elongation-specific peptidoglycan biosynthesis regulator RodA (PFAM: Cell cycle protein~TIGRFAM: rod shape-determining protein RodA): MSHDFERVSQVSSRDLGARIAFLRLLHIDLWLFIPLVLLSVAGLVVLYSASGQSEPMMTAQIRNLFIAFAVLLITAQLRLETLKIVSPYVFALGLVLLVGVAFFGVGAKGAQRWLSLGFIRFQPSEIMKVAMPLAIAWWLSKKALPPTSKSLLIAAMMVAVPSFLILQQPDLGTSLLVASSGLAVIYMAGIQWRYILSLIFAALVSIWPAWVFVLKDYQKQRILTLFNPESDRLGAGWNIIQSKTAIGSGGWEGLGWTQGSQAQLDFLPEGHTDFIIAVLAEEFGFRGVSLLFVFYAAILLRGLVITWRAQSSFARLLAGALITTFFFGLVVNLGMVSGLLPVVGVPLPMVSYGGTAMVSMMVAFGLLMAIATEKPVTRAMR; the protein is encoded by the coding sequence ATGAGTCATGACTTTGAACGTGTGTCCCAGGTGTCATCGCGAGATCTTGGAGCGCGTATCGCCTTTTTAAGGCTGCTGCATATTGATCTCTGGCTCTTCATTCCGCTGGTGCTTCTAAGTGTGGCCGGTCTCGTTGTTCTTTACAGCGCCAGTGGTCAGTCAGAGCCGATGATGACCGCACAAATCCGTAATCTATTCATTGCATTTGCAGTTTTGTTGATAACCGCTCAGCTGCGACTGGAGACCTTGAAGATTGTATCTCCCTATGTGTTTGCTCTGGGTTTGGTGTTGCTGGTTGGCGTTGCTTTTTTTGGCGTCGGTGCGAAGGGTGCTCAACGTTGGTTGAGTCTTGGTTTTATTCGTTTCCAGCCCTCGGAAATTATGAAAGTGGCAATGCCTCTAGCGATCGCATGGTGGCTTTCGAAGAAGGCCCTGCCCCCAACCTCAAAGTCATTACTCATTGCAGCGATGATGGTGGCAGTACCCTCATTTCTCATTTTGCAGCAGCCCGACCTGGGTACCTCTTTACTCGTCGCGAGCAGCGGCCTCGCCGTCATTTACATGGCAGGTATTCAATGGCGCTACATTCTGTCGCTTATCTTCGCTGCGCTGGTATCGATTTGGCCAGCGTGGGTATTTGTGCTCAAGGACTATCAAAAGCAACGTATCTTGACACTGTTCAACCCTGAGTCCGATCGTTTGGGAGCTGGGTGGAACATCATTCAATCAAAGACCGCAATCGGCTCCGGAGGTTGGGAGGGGCTTGGTTGGACTCAAGGGAGTCAGGCTCAGTTGGACTTCCTCCCAGAGGGTCACACTGATTTTATAATCGCAGTTCTTGCAGAGGAATTTGGCTTTCGGGGCGTGAGCCTGCTCTTTGTCTTTTATGCGGCGATTCTTCTTCGTGGTCTAGTTATCACGTGGCGCGCCCAGTCCAGTTTTGCGCGTCTGCTAGCAGGCGCGCTCATTACCACCTTCTTTTTTGGTCTCGTAGTGAACCTTGGTATGGTTTCAGGACTCTTACCTGTAGTGGGGGTCCCGCTGCCAATGGTGAGTTACGGCGGAACAGCGATGGTCTCTATGATGGTGGCCTTCGGCCTGTTGATGGCCATTGCGACGGAAAAGCCGGTTACTCGGGCAATGCGATGA